In Deltaproteobacteria bacterium, a single genomic region encodes these proteins:
- a CDS encoding protein kinase, producing MAEFKDRRRHVRKTLPKPEISIIETIEPRDSAAPTTRHGRTILVYLVNASSEGLCLESSYNLRPGTLFEMQFRLPDQAGWQGFIGKVAWSKEKPQKPDHYLVGVRLLQRTSPERDALRHRDVLKQKLHTSDLDFLLRTSVLDLIPHEARCNFLNSMTPVRIRAGSRFIKQGEEGDRFYIIQEGSCVVRVQKNGSSHDIARLKAGDIVGEIALLTGEPRTASVDAETDMILWTLTREQFDALCEENPDLLDFLTELVTFRFTTEKVTANRMIGKYLLQEIIGRGGWSIVYRGMHTQLHMPVAVKMLKHDMAMNQEFAERFQNEARIIATLNHENIVKIYDIEHLFRTIFIIMEYLEGMSLAYVLERMPKLALSRIVDIVLQVCTGLAYAHEQGIVHQDIKPANIFLQADGVTRIVDFGLSCPPGTVDCTLPGTVYYMSPEQIQGEPVDERTDIYSLGIMVYEMVTGQRPYPEDDIPTLMDLHVTEDVPDPRELIPDLPRELHYFITRATRRDPSERFKTVWEVLRDLQPFADRLGIERRPVRKGRRKVMSMQLFYREDQQADLTALLEKFSSEARELGVDISIDERKDG from the coding sequence ATGGCAGAGTTCAAGGACCGCAGACGCCATGTCAGAAAGACCCTGCCAAAGCCTGAAATCAGCATAATCGAAACTATCGAGCCTCGAGACAGCGCAGCGCCAACAACCAGGCATGGCCGGACAATTCTTGTCTATCTTGTCAATGCGAGCAGCGAGGGTCTTTGCCTGGAATCCTCCTACAATCTACGCCCGGGCACCCTTTTCGAGATGCAATTCAGACTTCCAGACCAGGCCGGCTGGCAAGGCTTCATTGGCAAAGTGGCCTGGTCCAAGGAAAAGCCACAAAAGCCGGACCACTACCTGGTAGGCGTGCGTCTGCTGCAGCGAACTTCACCTGAAAGAGACGCTCTGCGCCACCGCGACGTCCTCAAACAGAAGCTGCACACCTCCGACCTGGATTTTCTCCTCCGTACCAGCGTCCTGGATCTCATCCCGCATGAGGCCAGGTGTAATTTTCTCAATTCTATGACTCCCGTGCGAATCCGGGCGGGAAGCCGCTTTATCAAGCAGGGCGAAGAGGGCGACAGATTTTACATCATCCAGGAAGGCTCCTGTGTTGTCAGAGTTCAGAAAAACGGCTCATCGCATGACATTGCCCGTCTGAAGGCCGGGGACATAGTGGGCGAGATCGCCCTGCTCACCGGAGAACCGAGGACAGCCAGCGTGGATGCGGAAACTGACATGATCCTCTGGACATTGACCAGGGAGCAATTCGATGCCCTCTGCGAGGAAAATCCAGATCTTCTCGACTTCCTCACAGAACTTGTCACTTTCAGATTTACCACGGAAAAAGTGACGGCGAACAGGATGATAGGTAAATACTTGCTCCAGGAGATCATTGGCCGCGGCGGCTGGAGCATTGTCTATCGGGGCATGCACACCCAGCTGCACATGCCCGTAGCTGTGAAAATGCTCAAGCACGACATGGCCATGAATCAGGAATTTGCTGAAAGATTTCAGAACGAAGCCAGGATCATTGCCACCCTGAACCATGAAAACATTGTCAAAATATATGACATCGAACATCTATTCAGGACTATTTTCATCATTATGGAGTATCTCGAAGGCATGTCCCTGGCTTATGTACTCGAAAGAATGCCGAAGCTGGCTCTGTCGAGAATAGTGGATATTGTTCTCCAGGTGTGCACAGGACTTGCCTATGCCCATGAGCAGGGAATTGTTCATCAAGATATAAAGCCTGCCAATATCTTCCTGCAGGCGGATGGAGTCACCAGAATCGTCGACTTCGGTTTGTCCTGCCCCCCGGGGACGGTAGACTGCACCTTGCCAGGTACTGTTTACTACATGTCTCCCGAACAGATTCAAGGCGAGCCCGTAGACGAACGTACTGATATCTATTCACTGGGCATCATGGTGTACGAAATGGTCACGGGCCAGAGGCCATATCCGGAGGACGACATCCCCACCCTCATGGACCTCCACGTAACAGAAGACGTCCCTGATCCCCGAGAATTGATACCGGACCTGCCCAGGGAACTGCACTACTTCATCACCCGGGCCACCAGGCGAGATCCTTCTGAAAGATTTAAAACAGTCTGGGAAGTGCTCCGTGATCTGCAACCCTTCGCTGATAGACTCGGGATAGAAAGGCGCCCTGTTCGCAAGGGCCGCAGGAAAGTGATGAGTATGCAGCTGTTCTACCGGGAGGATCAGCAGGCGGATCTCACCGCGCTGCTGGAAAAGTTCAGCAGTGAGGCCAGGGAGCTGGGAGTGGATATTTCAATAGACGAAAGGAAGGATGGATAG
- a CDS encoding GDP-L-fucose synthase yields MEIDAKIYVAGHRGLVGSAIMRKLQELGYENLVYRTRQELDLLNKEDVEAFLAAERPHYVFLAAAKVGGILANATYPAEFIYQNLLIQTNVIHACYRYGVRKLLFLGSSCLYPKHCPQPMKEEHLLSGHLEPTNEPYAVAKIAGIKMCQSYNRQYGTNYIVAMPTNLYGPNDNFDLQTSHVLPALIRKFHEAKVSGKHEVVIWGSGMQRREFLYVDDLADGCVFLMNEYNDSEIINIGTGSDVSIRELAELIARIVGFRGSLFFDTSKPEGTPVKRLDVSRMTALGWRATIPLEEGIARTYRWYTQHTGSH; encoded by the coding sequence ATGGAAATTGATGCCAAGATTTATGTGGCGGGGCACCGCGGCCTGGTGGGCTCGGCTATAATGAGAAAGCTCCAGGAACTTGGGTATGAGAACCTTGTCTACCGCACCCGCCAGGAGCTTGATTTGTTGAACAAGGAAGACGTGGAGGCTTTTCTTGCTGCCGAACGTCCGCATTACGTCTTTCTCGCAGCAGCAAAGGTTGGCGGCATTCTGGCAAATGCCACCTATCCCGCTGAATTCATCTACCAGAACCTGCTCATCCAGACTAATGTCATCCACGCCTGCTACCGCTATGGAGTAAGAAAACTTTTGTTTCTGGGAAGTTCCTGCCTCTACCCCAAGCACTGCCCCCAGCCAATGAAAGAGGAACACTTGCTTTCCGGACATCTCGAGCCGACCAATGAGCCTTATGCAGTGGCAAAAATTGCCGGCATTAAAATGTGTCAATCTTATAATCGCCAGTACGGCACCAACTACATCGTGGCCATGCCCACCAATCTTTACGGCCCGAATGACAACTTCGATCTGCAGACCTCTCATGTGCTTCCTGCCTTGATAAGAAAATTTCACGAAGCCAAGGTCAGTGGCAAACACGAAGTGGTCATCTGGGGCTCTGGTATGCAGAGAAGAGAGTTCTTGTATGTGGATGATCTTGCGGACGGTTGTGTGTTTTTGATGAATGAATATAACGACTCCGAAATCATCAATATAGGCACCGGCAGTGATGTCAGCATACGGGAATTGGCCGAATTGATAGCACGTATCGTGGGCTTTCGAGGAAGTCTTTTCTTTGACACCAGCAAACCTGAGGGTACCCCGGTCAAACGGTTGGATGTCTCCAGAATGACAGCTTTAGGATGGCGGGCCACAATACCTCTAGAAGAAGGCATTGCGAGAACTTATCGATGGTATACTCAACACACAGGCAGCCATTGA